The Spinacia oleracea cultivar Varoflay chromosome 2, BTI_SOV_V1, whole genome shotgun sequence DNA segment gttacatcacgcttaacaaagataatttcttggacaaaccggccttaggttccttcaaattaactttaaagcgaagtggtcacgatacaagtagaaattctacgttctaaattcaaagttcaaacccacgtagtgtcatgactagggttattcgaaaatgCTTCTTGTCATGTGCTCGAATACAACtcttaaagctcgcggaataagcatgtaatacctcgtatttttataatatttataaatatattttattatatttataaagcattttaggatttattagcatttaaataatatttaaatgtatttaatgtattttaattaattagaatatttattattttaattaattacgaaacgaatttaattcttgagtcgggaaattaaatgagttgtgatttttaaagcttcgggttttaaatgaaaagtccaattcgttttattaaacgagccccaatcaaaagtatttaatttaaatcctaaactagcccaattcatttaattcctaagcccaactcaaatatcctaagcctagcccatcaagggattagggagcctataaataggactccccatcattaaataaacccctaaaatttcataaagccccttctTTAtttcttgcccctcactccaactccctctctcttctctttgctcggcctcacgcccactCGGTCTCACGCCCACTCGTGCTGCACCGCACGGCCTTGTGCCCTCGTGCTGCACGTCCTCGGCCTCGTGCCCTCGTACTTGTCTCTCGCCCACACCCCTCTCGTCCCTCTCTTCTCTCGCCCGCAGCCCGCAGCGAGCACTCGTGCCctgcgctgctgctgtcccTCGTAGTTGTTGCTCGTGTGCCCAGCGCACACCTTGCTCGTccccttgctcgtgtgctcatCGCACATCTTGCTCGCCCCTCTCGCTCCCACGCTGCgccagcccgcgcgcgctgccctGCCCCTTTGTTCGTCGCCTTGCCGTGCGCGCACCcacacacggacgtgtgtgtgtgtgtgtgttgttcgtgttcgaattcaattccttttttcgcccaatcaccctaattcgtgattgttccgtgctatagcccggattggtataattctcttcttccttacctattctatttaaattccgtattttaaaatattatattaatattgttttgagtaattaaaatgctgggaaccggttatgaataccgtggtttgaggatttgtgtgttgtgattcattaggtttgttttaattattaaaggatgaatttttagatttgtttatttaataaagcattgatttttatgatattaaactattgTTATTGGGATTtccaagttagggttttaacctagacctaatgagtcaattgattagcataattaggtgatgattttaattatgataatcaattatattttcagatttgaataaaggtttaaagtgtcgatttttattgattttaaaggcggaaaaagtatgtttttgtactagggattgattttgcaaattgagacgactttattattgaaaaacgattgaattctaaagtctaaaggaagttttaatttttataaagttgctggaaatttaatgaacatggaaataatttagttTCATTAtcttgatgataggaggtgatttctagttgagtgctcgttattgcaaagtggcccctacgcttaggtattcaaggtacgtacaagtctagggcgaccacactacAAGAAAGCGCTTGATTACCAACTGATTTTACCGACCGCCGTGAAAGTAGtcagtaaaaataaatttaccAACCGAAATAGAAACGGTCGCTAAATTTACCGACCGAATGTAGAGCGGTtggtaaatttaaaatttaccaaCCGCTTTCATAACGGTCGTAAATTTATCGACTGCATAAACTTTCATTCCGACTATTTAGCAGTCGGTAAATTCCGACTATTTTCAAAATACATTTAAAATTTTACCAACCGCCTATATAATATACCCGACCAAAAAAGCGGTcgctaaaattaaaaaaaaaaaataaaaaataatcaatGACCAAAAACGGTCactaaattaaaaaaagaaaaaaaaaatcttgtcGGCCTTCCTCCTCCTTCGACCAATTTAGAGCCTTCCCTCCTTCGACCAAAAAAAACTTGAAGAGCCTTCCCTCCTTCGACCTTCGACGCAGCCGGTGAACCACCCCCCTCCCCCGACGGCGCCACCCTAACCCCCCGACTCGGCCAGAGTGCACGACCCACCCAGCCCAGCCGCGCACGGTTCCCCCCAGCCAGCAGCCCAGCCCACGCCCAACCCCCCCCAGAGCCGCGCACGGCGCCCCCCAGCCAGCAGCCCAGGCGGACCACCCACCGGACCGGACTACTCAATCGTCGATGTTTTCCACTCCAGGTAACCTTTATTCTTagttttttcataatataatgctttaatttttcaAACCCTAACTTTGTTGTTTATATCAATTGTAGATCTTGTATGTGAACTCTTCGATCTTTGAAGGTAatcttttttttctcttctaaTTTTTTGACCCATAACTATGGAATGACTTGTTAGATAATTAATGGGTATTTTTTTCAATGAATTTATGGAATGACTTGTTAGAAAATTATGGAAAATTATGGAAATTATGgaaattttatgaaattttCAAGGAATGCCGTACTTAATTTGATGTAGGTGTAAGATTTTATGAAATTTAATTTTATGCCAAAATTTcaaggaatttaattttgatgtaGGTGTAGGTGTAAGAATTTTGATGTAGGTGTAGGTGTAAGATTTTATGAAATTTAATTTTATGCCAAAGTTTCAAGGAATGTCATATGAGAAACAACGAATAATTTAGAGAATGAATTTGAGTAGTAAGTAAGTGTATTGAATAAATTTGTGCATGTTTAGGTGTTTAttgtaaatgcattttattatttatatttgatttttatCCTTATTGGCTTGTGTTTAAGTAATTATTGATCtttatataaattataagtaaATTATTGAACTTTATATAATTTATAAGTGCGTTTGAATAAATTATTGATCTTTATAtcattaataaattatttaactttatatcattaataagtattgatttttatataattaataaaatcaattatttgATTGTTTATTTAGAAAACTTCGAGCGGTAGTTAGACTATATAGTAGGTTTAGTAACATGATTAGTGTGAGATGTGTAGAGATTGGTTAGTAACATGTTTTTTGTGAGATATGTAGAATTTGGTATCATGAAAAGAAGAGAGCGTAGTTGGATGTATGATAGACTCGACGGGCGCAATCTTAAGCCCGACTTTCTCAAGGGGGTTGGAGAGTTCATTGAGTTTTGCAAAGAGCATCCAACATGCAATGATGGTGACAAAATAAGATGCCCATGCCCCTTGTGTGATAACAGGCGTTTTCATGATACTGAAACAGTTAGAGTACATTTGTACAAGAAGGGGTTTGTTCGTAATTACTATCAATGGATATGTCAAGGGGAAAGCTTAGTAGAGTCCTCGCGTGTTCAGCCAAATCAATATCGGGATATGGTTATTGATGCTCTTGGAAATAATCAAGAGCATTTGGTGAATGAAGAGGGTAATTCAGTTGAAGAAGAACCAAATGATGAAGCTAAGAAGTTTATAGACCTTCTAAAGGCAGCTGGAGATCCATTATATGAAGGGAGCAAACTCTCTGTGTTGGAGATGGCATCAAGAATTGCAAGTTTGAAATGTGAATTCAACTTACAACACAGGTGTGTGGATGGGTTTGCATCTTTGATGAATGATGCGATTCCAAATAACAACCAAATGGGTAGAACTTTCAATAGCACAAAGAAGGTTCTTGAGGGCTTGGAACTTCCTCATGAGAGGATCCACACATGCcctaaaggttgtttgctcttcTGGAAAGGCGATGCACAGTTAGATAAATGTAGAGTATGCGGAAGTGATCGGTATAAGAAGACTGCAAAGGGTAAGCTTATTCCAGCAAAAGTTCTAATCTATTTTCCAATCACACCGAGGTTGCAAAGGTTGTATGCTACCAAGAACATTTCGGAGGATATGACTTGGCATGCCAAGAATCCCCGAGTTCAAAACACCTTCGCACATCCTAGTGATAGTCAAGCGTGGAAGCACTTGGATACAACCTTTCCTAATTTCGCATCAGAGCCACGAAATGTCAGGCTTGGTTTGTGCACAGATGGATTTGCCCCCCATGGTAAATTTGGATCCCAATATTCATGTTGGCCGGTTATTCTTACACCATACAACTTGCCTCCATCGATGTGTATGAAAAGACCATTCATGTTCCTTTCTTTGCTCGTTCCCGGTCCTAAAAATCCTAAAGGAAACTTGGATGTGTACATGCAACCACTCATTGAAGAGTTGAAACAGTTATGGGAGGTTGGGGCTATGACTTATGACATCTCAAGCAAGCAGAATTTCAACCTCCGCGCAGCCCTTTTGTGGACTATTAGTGATTTTTCTGCATATGGAATGCTATCTGGATGGTCCACGGCCGGAAAGAAGGCTTGCCCTTATTGTATGGATAAAAGCAAGGCATTTTGGCTTGAACATGGAGGTAAAGTTTCATGGTTTGATTGTCATCGACAATTCCTTCCACATGATCACCCTTTTCGAAAGAATAAAACAGCTTTCTGCAAAAACAAAGTTGAAAATGGCATGGGTCCGCATATAATGTGTGGAGAAGAATTGTGGCAATGCGTGAAGGACTTGCCTAAAGCAACTGATGGTCCTGAAGCTCTTAAGAAGTTGAAGAGTGCCAAAATGGGTTGGTTCAAACAAAGTATTCTATGGGAACTCCCATATTGGAAGGATTTGCTTCTTCGTCACAACTTGGATGTCATGCACATTGAAAAGAACTTTTTTGACCAACTCATAAACACTGTGATGGATGTGAAAGGTAGCACCTCGGACACCACTAGTGCAAGGAAAGATATGGCTAAGTATTGTAAACGTCGGCAGTTAGAGCTTGGAAATGGAAATCAAACCATGCCAAAAGCACCCTTTGCACTTGACAAGGCTCAAAAGAAGGTGTTATGTGAATGGGTTCGAGACTTGAAATTCCCGGATGCTTATGCTTCAAACTTGAGCAGGTGTGTTAATCTTCAATCATGCAAGCTGTATGGAATGAAGAGCCACGATTGTCATGTCTTCATGGAGAGGTTACTTCCGGTTGCTTTGAAGGAGTTGCTTCCCTTGCATGTTTGGAAGGCAATTACAGAGATTAGTCAATTCTTCCGAGACTTATGCGCCCCCACTATCAAAGCGAGTGACATAGATCGCTTGGATAAGAATATAGCTGAGATCTTGTGCAAGCTAGAGAAGATTTTTCCACCTGCATTTTTCAACTCAATGGAACACTTGCCAGTTCATCTTCCACATGAGGCAAAGGTTGGTGGTCCCGTCCAGTACAGGTGGATGTACCCATTTGAAAGGTAatcaaaataatacaaattagcGTAAATAAATTATTACTTTAAATATCTTATATGTTTACTAGTAACTATTAATCAAACTTACATAATTTATAGGTTTCTTAACCATTTGAAGCGTAAGGTTGGAAATAAGGCACGTGTAGAAGGCTCCATATGCAATGCTTACCTAATGGAGGAGATTACGAACTTTTGTTCCCACTATTTTCAACCTGAGGTTGACACCAAAGCAAGGGATCTAGGAAGAAATGTCCATTCGGTTGTTGAGAACCAACATGACGTTAATATCCCCGAGATGTTCAGGGTGGATTGTGGTCGTGCACCTACTAATGGCCGTTTGCGCTTCTTGCAAGACATGGAGTATGATCGAGCACATCTTTATGTGCTTGCAAACAGTGGCATCTTAGGTGAATATGAAAGGTaaaaaactataatttaattattgtaaACTCTTCTAACGACGTATTTAACCTTTATTTCCTTAATTACCATAGGAAATTTGAGGAGCACATTATCCAAACTCAACCTCACATAGTAATGGAGGATATTTGGAGTAAATGCGAAGCCCAGTTCCCTGAATGGTTTAAATCACATGTGAGATTAATTGTATTTTGCTTTCATTCATAAACAATATTACTTACACTAGTCAttgaaaggaaaataaaattacTAACTAATTCTACGAATTAGGTTCTCCGGTCTTTGAGTCCTAATGATGTGACACGGGCGCTTGCGATGGGCCCCTCTAGACAAGTAAGGACATGGAGCCGGTTCTATGCGAATGGatataattttcaaactcatgacTACGGCAAACACAAGTCAACTATGAATTATGGAGTGTGTGTACAAAGTCCTGATGAAGTTGACTACTTTGGCATTTTGGAGGAGGTGGTTGAACTTTCTTATTGTGGTAAGCTTCAAGAGTACAAGACAATCTTGTTTAAGTGCAGCTGGATGGATTCCGTGAAGGGTATGAACATTCATGAACAATACAAACTTGTTGAGGTCAATCATTCTAAGAGATACCCAAAGTATGACCCGTTTGTATTGTCTTACCAAGTTAGTCAAGTATACTTTGCACACTACCCCAGTTTGAAGAGGGATAAAGCCCAATGGTGGGCTGTGTTTAAAACTAAGGCAAGGTCTGTGATTGATGCTCCGGTTGACTTAGACTTTCTACAAGAAGATGCAAATGAGGTTTCTTCAGCTCTTTGTGCTCCAGATGAGATCCCAGATTATGAAGatcaagatgatgatgatgatgacgataTTAATGATGGTGATGCTGATAGTATGAgtgatgaggatgaggatgatgaagatgaggatgaggatgatgaggatgaggatgatggtgatgatgacattgatgatgatgatgacgatggtgatgatgatgatgctgatGATTCTGATGGATACGACgattaacttgatattgctgaTTTTGGTCCTTTTTGGTTGTTTAATTTTAGGTTCAAGAAATATTATGTAGTTGTTTGGTAAACTTATGATTGGAATTTGACATGTGTTGTCTTTTatgattgaactttgaattatgTTGTTGTTTATTGAACTTATCATTGAACTTTTTATTTTGgttgtataaatttatgtttgttaGACAATCTGAAGTTGTTTGTTACTTGTTATTAGGTAATTATATATGTATCGTAAGTTTATTAATGTTAATGCTTGGTTTGTGTTCC contains these protein-coding regions:
- the LOC130467929 gene encoding uncharacterized protein — protein: MKRRERSWMYDRLDGRNLKPDFLKGVGEFIEFCKEHPTCNDGDKIRCPCPLCDNRRFHDTETVRVHLYKKGFVRNYYQWICQGESLVESSRVQPNQYRDMVIDALGNNQEHLVNEEGNSVEEEPNDEAKKFIDLLKAAGDPLYEGSKLSVLEMASRIASLKCEFNLQHRCVDGFASLMNDAIPNNNQMGRTFNSTKKVLEGLELPHERIHTCPKGCLLFWKGDAQLDKCRVCGSDRYKKTAKGKLIPAKVLIYFPITPRLQRLYATKNISEDMTWHAKNPRVQNTFAHPSDSQAWKHLDTTFPNFASEPRNVRLGLCTDGFAPHGKFGSQYSCWPVILTPYNLPPSMCMKRPFMFLSLLVPGPKNPKGNLDVYMQPLIEELKQLWEVGAMTYDISSKQNFNLRAALLWTISDFSAYGMLSGWSTAGKKACPYCMDKSKAFWLEHGGKVSWFDCHRQFLPHDHPFRKNKTAFCKNKVENGMGPHIMCGEELWQCVKDLPKATDGPEALKKLKSAKMGWFKQSILWELPYWKDLLLRHNLDVMHIEKNFFDQLINTVMDVKGSTSDTTSARKDMAKYCKRRQLELGNGNQTMPKAPFALDKAQKKVLCEWVRDLKFPDAYASNLSRCVNLQSCKLYGMKSHDCHVFMERLLPVALKELLPLHVWKAITEISQFFRDLCAPTIKASDIDRLDKNIAEILCKLEKIFPPAFFNSMEHLPVHLPHEAKVGGPVQYRWMYPFERFLNHLKRKVGNKARVEGSICNAYLMEEITNFCSHYFQPEVDTKARDLGRNVHSVVENQHDVNIPEMFRVDCGRAPTNGRLRFLQDMEYDRAHLYVLANSGILGEYERKFEEHIIQTQPHIVMEDIWSKCEAQFPEWFKSHVLRSLSPNDVTRALAMGPSRQVRTWSRFYANGYNFQTHDYGKHKSTMNYGVCVQSPDEVDYFGILEEVVELSYCGKLQEYKTILFKCSWMDSVKGMNIHEQYKLVEVNHSKRYPKYDPFVLSYQVSQVYFAHYPSLKRDKAQWWAVFKTKARSVIDAPVDLDFLQEDANEVSSALCAPDEIPDYEDQDDDDDDDINDGDADSMSDEDEDDEDEDEDDEDEDDGDDDIDDDDDDGDDDDADDSDGYDD